A stretch of Capricornis sumatraensis isolate serow.1 chromosome 10, serow.2, whole genome shotgun sequence DNA encodes these proteins:
- the IFRD2 gene encoding interferon-related developmental regulator 2 isoform X1, with protein MPRARKGNAPRRGGQRRGGGARSSTQADSGSSEDEAASEARSTTSECASQLSAAAEEGLGGEAVEEQGQQEDLEEKVKEYVDCLTDKSAKTRQGALESLRLALTTRLLPDFLLERRLTLADALEKCLKKGKGEEQALAAAVLGLLCVQLGPGPKGEEFFRSLQPLLVSVLSDSAASPAARLHCASALGLGCYVAAADIEDLVSCLTCLEGVFSRSCSRRDSSPVVPASLQGLLCAALQAWALLLTICPSTHIGPILDRQLPRLPQLLSSESVNLRMAAGETIALLFELARDLEEDFAYEDTEALCGELRTLATDSNKYRAKADRRRQRSTFRAVLHFVESGECEEETIRFGLEVLYVDSWARRRVYAAFKDALGSGMHHHLQNNELLRDIFGLGPVLVLDAAALKACKISRFEKHLYNAAAFRARTKARSRVRDKRADVL; from the exons GTGCCCGGAGCAGCACCCAGGCTGACTCAGGCTCCAGTGAGGACGAGGCAGCCAGCGAGGCCCGCAGCACTACCAGCGAGTGTGCCAGCCAGCTGAGCGCCGCCGCCGAGGAAGGCCTGG GGGGGGAAGCCGTGGAAGAGCAGGGTCAGCAGGAGGACCTTGAGGAGAAGGTGAAGGAGTATGTGGACTGCCTCACAGACAAGAG TGCCAAGACCCGGCAGGGCGCTCTCGAGAGCCTGCGCCTGGCCCTCACAACCCGTCTGCTCCCCGACTTCTTGCTGGAGCGCCGCCTCACCCTGGCCGACGCCTTGGAAAAGTGCCTCAAGAAAG GCAAGGGAGAGGAGCAGGCCCTGGCCGCGGCCGTGCTGGGCCTGCTGTGCGTGCAGCTAGGCCCTGGCCCCAAGGGCGAGGAATTCTTCCGCAGCCTGCAGCCACTGCTTGTCTCTGTGCTCAGCGACAGCGCAGCCAGCCCTGCCGCCCGGCTCCAC TGCGCGTCTGCTCTCGGCTTGGGCTGCTACGTGGCTGCCGCGGACATTGAG gaCCTGGTCTCCTGCCTTACCTGCTTGGAAGGTGTTTTCAGCCGGTCCTGCAGCAGGCGGGACTCCAGCCCAGTGGTCCCCGCCAGCCTGCAGGGCCTGCTCTGCGCTGCCCTGCAGGCCTGGGCGCTGCTCCTCACCATCTGCCCCAGCACGCACATCGGCCCCATCCTGGACAG GCAGCTGCCCCGGCTGCCCCAGCTCTTGTCCAGTGAGAGTGTGAACCTGCGGATGGCTGCCGGCGAGACCATCGCCTTGCTCTTTGAGCTCGCCAGGGACCTTGAG GAGGACTTTGCTTACGAGGACACTGAGGCCCTCTGCGGCGAGCTGCGCACTCTGGCCACCGACAGCAACAAGTACCGGGCCAAGGCCGACCGCCGGCGCCAGCGCTCCACCTTCCGGGCGGTGCTGCACTTCGTCGAG AGCGGCGAGTGTGAGGAGGAGACCATCCGCTTCGGCCTCGAGGTGCTCTACGTGGACAGCTGGGCTCGGCGCCGGGTTTACGCCGCCTTCAAGGATGCACTGGGTTCCGGGATGCACCACCACCTCCAG AACAACGAGCTGCTCCGGGACATCTTCGGCCTGGGTCCGGTGCTGGTGCTGGATGCCGCCGCCCTGAAGGCCTGCAAGATCTCCCGTTTCGAGAAG CACCTGTACAACGCGGCGGCCTTCAGAGCCAGGACCAAGGCACGCAGCCGCGTGCGGGACAAGCGGGCGGACGTCCTGTGA
- the IFRD2 gene encoding interferon-related developmental regulator 2 isoform X2, with translation MPRARKGNAPRRGGQRRGGGARSSTQADSGSSEDEAASEARSTTSECASQLSAAAEEGLGGEAVEEQGQQEDLEEKVKEYVDCLTDKSAKTRQGALESLRLALTTRLLPDFLLERRLTLADALEKCLKKGKGEEQALAAAVLGLLCVQLGPGPKGEEFFRSLQPLLVSVLSDSAASPAARLHCASALGLGCYVAAADIEDLVSCLTCLEGVFSRSCSRRDSSPVVPASLQGLLCAALQAWALLLTICPSTHIGPILDRRTLLTRTLRPSAASCALWPPTATSTGPRPTAGASAPPSGRCCTSSRAASVRRRPSASASRCSTWTAGLGAGFTPPSRMHWVPGCTTTSRTTSCSGTSSAWVRCWCWMPPP, from the exons GTGCCCGGAGCAGCACCCAGGCTGACTCAGGCTCCAGTGAGGACGAGGCAGCCAGCGAGGCCCGCAGCACTACCAGCGAGTGTGCCAGCCAGCTGAGCGCCGCCGCCGAGGAAGGCCTGG GGGGGGAAGCCGTGGAAGAGCAGGGTCAGCAGGAGGACCTTGAGGAGAAGGTGAAGGAGTATGTGGACTGCCTCACAGACAAGAG TGCCAAGACCCGGCAGGGCGCTCTCGAGAGCCTGCGCCTGGCCCTCACAACCCGTCTGCTCCCCGACTTCTTGCTGGAGCGCCGCCTCACCCTGGCCGACGCCTTGGAAAAGTGCCTCAAGAAAG GCAAGGGAGAGGAGCAGGCCCTGGCCGCGGCCGTGCTGGGCCTGCTGTGCGTGCAGCTAGGCCCTGGCCCCAAGGGCGAGGAATTCTTCCGCAGCCTGCAGCCACTGCTTGTCTCTGTGCTCAGCGACAGCGCAGCCAGCCCTGCCGCCCGGCTCCAC TGCGCGTCTGCTCTCGGCTTGGGCTGCTACGTGGCTGCCGCGGACATTGAG gaCCTGGTCTCCTGCCTTACCTGCTTGGAAGGTGTTTTCAGCCGGTCCTGCAGCAGGCGGGACTCCAGCCCAGTGGTCCCCGCCAGCCTGCAGGGCCTGCTCTGCGCTGCCCTGCAGGCCTGGGCGCTGCTCCTCACCATCTGCCCCAGCACGCACATCGGCCCCATCCTGGACAG GAGGACTTTGCTTACGAGGACACTGAGGCCCTCTGCGGCGAGCTGCGCACTCTGGCCACCGACAGCAACAAGTACCGGGCCAAGGCCGACCGCCGGCGCCAGCGCTCCACCTTCCGGGCGGTGCTGCACTTCGTCGAG AGCGGCGAGTGTGAGGAGGAGACCATCCGCTTCGGCCTCGAGGTGCTCTACGTGGACAGCTGGGCTCGGCGCCGGGTTTACGCCGCCTTCAAGGATGCACTGGGTTCCGGGATGCACCACCACCTCCAG AACAACGAGCTGCTCCGGGACATCTTCGGCCTGGGTCCGGTGCTGGTGCTGGATGCCGCCGCCCTGA
- the LSMEM2 gene encoding leucine-rich single-pass membrane protein 2 — MWKDVAGAEAEEVCLDGHQGPADGNGRAPRGVPCWRGALPGSITSRGWEVARPSPGSQRSHRCLYLVLALGTLIGPPPAMSEETQEDTAELMRSRLPLAPNHAQEVRLHRVESISDLHNGGPLCPYLAEERQPWGELLGVLPPSLCAQADCGPVHSRGAFLLLLALLVLTCLALAVLAVYLSVLQSESLRVLAHTLRTQEEVLLKLRLASLSQLRRLNSSEARAPS; from the exons ATGTGGAAGGACGTCGCTGGAGCTGAGGCTGAGGAGGTCTGTCTGGACGGACACCAGGGCCCTGCAGACGGGAATGGCAGGGCTCCCAGGGGCGTGCCCTGCTGGAGGGGTGCTTTGCCTGGCTCCATCACCAG CCGAGGTTGGGAGGTGGCCAGGCCTTCGCCAGGCTCTCAGCGGAGCCACCGCTGCCTCTATCTGGTTCTGGCGCTGGGCACCCTCATCGGCCCCCCACCTGCCATGTCAGAGGAGACCCAGGAAG ACACCGCAGAACTGATGAGAAGCCGGCTGCCACTGGCTCCCAACCACGCGCAGGAGGTGCGCCTCCACCGAGTGGAGTCCATCAGCGACCTACACAACGGCG GTCCGCTGTGCCCCTACCTGGCCGAGGAGAGGCAGCCGTGGGGCGAGCTGCTGGGCGTCCTGCCGCCCTCACTGTGCGCCCAGGCCGACTGTGGCCCAGTGCACAGCCGCGgggccttcctgctgctgctggcgCTGCTGGTGCTCACCTGCCTGGCGCTGGCTGTGCTGGCCGTCTACCTGAGTG TGCTGCAGAGCGAGTCCCTCCGCGTGCTGGCGCACACGCTGCGAACCCAGGAGGAGGTGCTGCTCAAACTCCGGCTCGCCAGCCTCAGCCAGCTGCGGAGGCTCAACTCCAGCGAGGCCCGAGCGCCCAGCTGA